CCTTTCCAGAGCACCAGTGGACTAAAGTGACGGTACTGCATACTTTCAGGGCCAGTGGTGTGCGACCAGATAGCCGTGTAGTCACCGGCCCACATGTGTCCCCAAAACCAATGCGATATCCAGCCTGCGAAGACTTCGTTTCCGACTTGGCGCTCGCAGTATCCAAAGCCCGTTACAGGCACTTTCTTCCCGTGATACGTAAGAGTTCCCTTCACTTTGGCCCCGGGCACCAGCGGCCACCACCCAACACCCACGTTCGCAGTCGGATCGTAGTACATATAACCGTGTTCCTCCTCGACAAACCGGATGCCAGTGCATAGCGCTTTGGCAGTAACATCTATGCCAACATCTCCCACAGCCACCTTGATGGTATAGCCCGTCGGCAAGCTGTCCCGTCCCAGCGAGCCTCTGAATACATTATCTCCTATGCTCACTCCCCAGGGCCTCATCTTGAGTTGTTCAATAGGGAACGCCTGGGCGACACGCCGCATGACTCCCTCTGGACCGATCACCTGGCAATCAATCAACGGCCAGTCACCCTTCTCAGGACCAACGATATTTTCTCCCATTTCCATCTTGGAAGCCAATACAAGGCTGTACTTGTAACCGTTGTCCATCCAACCGTCCATGTACAGCCACTCACGAAGGTCTCCTCCTAGATCCGAATGCCAGGCCAAATGGTTCTTCGTTATGCTTCTAAATGTGAGTGCACCTGCCATGATTTCCTCCTTTCTCGACTTCATAGTCGATGACTCGCTTCCTCAATCCATCTCTATGAGAGGCAGCCAGTCGCTAACCCTCACCAGATCACCCTCATCAGCACTCCACCTATATACCGCTTGGGACTTCATTGGCACTCGTTCTACCTCACTGAATTCAAACTTTGAAAAGCCTTCGTAGTTCTTCTTGAACTTAATGGCTTTGTCATAGAATGCCTGGCTATCGAAGTTCTCAGCGCCAACCTCTTCTATAGCTTGGCGTAATATGTCGTAAAACACGTAGTAGCCATGGAAGGCGCCTATGTAGATTAGGCCCATATGGATTATGTCCTGGGCTTCACCAGGATGGTATCTGTGAATAAGCTCATTAGCCAGCTTGGGAATAGGGTATGACGTTTCATTCCACCATCGCGACCCCATCATTTCAATCGTCCCATCCATGGCATCCCAGCCACACATGTCGATGAATAGGCCTCTGCCGCAAGACATGATTTCGCAAGACATAAATGTTGCCGTATACCCACGAGATCGAAAATCCCTAACAAAAACGGCGTTCGCAGCGCTACCGCCACCCACGTATATGTAGTCGCAGTCCTTCAAAGCCTTTATCTGGCCAGACCAGATCATGTTGCCCGTAGGGGTGAGATGGGCACCAACCCATTCAAACTCCTCCGGATTTGCTTGGCAATATTTCTTCATCGCTCCGCTTGCCTGTAGTTCCCCGGGTAAGTTCCAGCCCACATAACCAATCTTGGGCCTTGTGGGATAATTGGGCCACCGCTCGCTGAGCCATTTCATCAGAGTCGGTGGCTTGTCCGTCATATAAGCATTGAGGCAAAACACCCATCCTGGAGGCTCAGTGTAGGCTTTGTCAGCAGCCTGAGTGACAATAGGTATCTTGTCTCTCTTTGCAAAAGGTGCTAGTGTCTCCGCGCTACCAGGTAAGAAAGCGATAATCACCTTTGCCCCCAGACCTTTCAGCCAGTCATAGCCAGGTATATCCCTGGAAGGGTCATAGCGGCAATCCCAGACTGCCACTTTTATCCTCGCCCCAGGGATAGGATTGTCTTCGTTTATGTACCTTGCTAAATCCTGCACTGCATACTGCGA
Above is a window of Chloroflexota bacterium DNA encoding:
- a CDS encoding ABC transporter substrate-binding protein: MKGIWKKAVTCFLVIALVTAFCFGYGCDGGGEGQKTILIGLITDVTGVAGNVLSSSQYAVQDLARYINEDNPIPGARIKVAVWDCRYDPSRDIPGYDWLKGLGAKVIIAFLPGSAETLAPFAKRDKIPIVTQAADKAYTEPPGWVFCLNAYMTDKPPTLMKWLSERWPNYPTRPKIGYVGWNLPGELQASGAMKKYCQANPEEFEWVGAHLTPTGNMIWSGQIKALKDCDYIYVGGGSAANAVFVRDFRSRGYTATFMSCEIMSCGRGLFIDMCGWDAMDGTIEMMGSRWWNETSYPIPKLANELIHRYHPGEAQDIIHMGLIYIGAFHGYYVFYDILRQAIEEVGAENFDSQAFYDKAIKFKKNYEGFSKFEFSEVERVPMKSQAVYRWSADEGDLVRVSDWLPLIEMD